A region of the Labeo rohita strain BAU-BD-2019 chromosome 5, IGBB_LRoh.1.0, whole genome shotgun sequence genome:
TGGGGTACGAAAAATCATGCGTACCGTTGTCTGACAGCCGCTGTGCACGCTGGACATTCACTCTGCTGTGCAGGTTTCTGCGGCGGCGAGGCATTCCTGCGGGGCGCTCCTCTGCCGCCTGCGGACGGGCTGCGGCTCGAACCACCACATTCTGATGATCCTCACGATCAGCTGCTGAAACAAGCACAAGCAGAAGAGATATGACTTTTCAAACATATAAAAGGcagctatatattttatatatatgaagagttcagatgcaaaagcagctaaaagccatctcagttaaaaatgagataatgatagtgagtgaatgctcctgacacgtagtatacgtccatcaaatacttttacttcaaactcgctaaataccagcctcagcccaatcagaagtatctgtacttacatagaaacctatacaaagtagccagaaagaaacgctcattttaaagaaaaacgtcagatggatttagctggttttgcatctgaactcttcatatattaccCCACTTAAGACTAATTTAAATTGGTATAATATATACCATATACCATTTTGaaatacactactagtcaatagtttttggacagtaagatttttaatgttttttaaagaagtctctgcaccaagcctgcatttatttgatccaaagtacaccAAAAGCAGTGAAACcatgaagtatttttactgtttaaaataaccattttctatttgaatatctgttaaaatgtatttgattgcTAAGAAGCATcattacagtcttcagtgtcacatgatccttcagagatcattctaatatgctgatttgctgttcaagaaacatttctatttcagaaaaatgctgttattatgaactttctattcatcaaaacaacctgaaaaaattctactctgctgttttcaaaatattaataataataatagttgtttgTGCATCaagtcagaatattacaatgatttctgaatgatcatgtgacactgaacactggagaaaagatgctgaaaattcagctttgaaatcacaggtataaattacattttaaaatatattcaaatagaaaactactattttaaatagtaaatatatttcacaattttactacttttgctgtactatggatcaaataaaatgagcagaggagacttattttaaaaaaaaaacatttaaaatctttttactggtagtgtattatttggaaaaaattCTACAACACTGTTGTCAATACTGTTATATgtgttatttctttattatttattttaaccttttatttgtaactcatttgttttatgattttatgaacatgattttattagccatttattttcATCAAACTGTTtacactattattttatttcttttttattgtttatttcttttcactGGTAACTTTTTGATGGAGCCAAGTTTCTTTGTCTCAAAATCTTTGTTTTAGCAGGTGTACAGAAggtttatattatgtttttagggAGTAAAAGCTACAACTAAAAGCAAAACTGCTCTAgaatgatatttatattttatataaattaaataaaaacaatactcCAAAAGTGGGTCCACAAAGGACCTTTACTTTAAGAACTTTACTTTagacaatatatttataatttgctTTGACTTCAAGACAGGAACAATAATACAgttaatgatgtattttttgCAGTTGTATTGTCTTTCTCACAGAGTGTCAATGGGTCTGTATACTTCAATATAGTGATATAtagtatactgtaaatatagttTCCGTTGCATTTTAGGAAAGAGAAGTCAAGGGAAGATTCACTCTTCAAATCCAGTCACTCACATGAGCATCAATGTCTTCACTGAGTTTTAATGACAGTGTTTTAGTCTTCTTATACAGTAACATCAGCTTTGATCAACTGTTCGTTTGACAGCTGCTGTCTGTCGCATTACTGACTGATTTAATGCCAATATTTCACTCACCTTCTTCAGTCCGTCCACGAACTTTCACGGCAAACACTATCAGAACGAGCAGAATAACCGCTGCTACAACATACAGAACCACATCCATTTCAATCGctaaaaaatacactaaattCTAAACTGCAAACAACTTCACACCGCTGTGTGCAGCCTCAGCGGAAGTTGACGTTGACTTGCTCAAGCGTCACTTCCGTGTCACAGTGCGACCCCTACAGGTATGGAGGaactttaaaaacatgtaatgaataaaaatataatatatacccATCAAtgatatacttttatttactataCGATATGCTAACGATATAATGCtgtaatattacacaataataTAAATCTATCCATTCTCCAAACTTAagtctaaataaatgaatttagaatttgatataaatatttgtaaactaTTTGTTTGTAACTATTTATACgaaaaataagaatataataATCCATGTGTGTTTAATAACTTAatgtaatacataataaaaattaacGTAATCTAATAtcttacatatatttttgtacattaattatataatatacaattcctatacttaaaagaaatattaatatgcaCTTTTGGGGCATAAATAATACAAGTGAAGACATTAGAGGAGATGAATAGGAGTAACtcttcaaatactttttaaaaaaggtttccaAAGAATCAAAAATCCAAACCAGCCAAAAAgatgataataaaaacaatactcaTCAATACTCTTTAAATTcttctaaaaatgtattgaaattaatattttagaaaaatctcATATTACAGTAGAACTACATGTTTAGGGAGCAATGATGTTTTGAAACAACATCAGTGTCTATAACAACCTTAAGTGTCATTCAATAGCTCAGAATGAAAACTACAATAGATAtcagtaaaataacaataagaatatttatacaattatatatttatacaagaATAAGCATTTTCTTGTAactatttatacaaaaaaataagaatttgttTAATAacgtaatgtaatatataattaaaattaacaatCTAATAtcttacatacatttttgtacattaactatataatatacaattcCTATACTTATATAACTTATATACTTTCCTATACTTGTACATATTAATATGCACATTTTGGCAATGAATAATACAAGTAAAGACATTAGAGGAGATGAATAGGAGTAActcttaaaatactttttttaaaaaaaggaaaaaaggtgaataataataaataaacaatactcATTAATACTCTTTAAATTcttctaaaaatgtattgaaactaatattttagaaaaaaaactaatattacaATGGAACTACATGTTTAGGGAGCAATGATGTTTTGAAACATCAGTGTCTATAACAACCTAAAGTGTCATTCAGTAGCTCACAATGAAaactaaactttatttattcaacGCTGAAGCCAGATGtcagtaaaataacaataagaataaagaaaacaaatcaagTTTGACTTATTTATTGACATAGAAGCGGACAGTCAATTTTGACTAAACTTGGACTTGTTGATTTGGACTGGttaattagtaaaataatattaaatgatcAAGAATATATGATTTCAAAAGCAGGATTCAAATGAATTACATGACAGAACTGATGAGTATATGAGATTTGACTAGCATTACAGAACACTAGCTTAATGTTGAGCTAATTCAGTCAATTATGTGGAGAATTCCTTCAGCGCCCAAGATTTAGTGCCGATTTCCTGTTGTAGTCTTGAATATTCCTCAGCGAGAGCCTCAAAGTCCTTGCCGTAGATCTCAAAGGAGGCCAGCTTAGACTCCACCGCCTGTTTGTCCACCTCTGAGGATTTCAGCTCCACTTTCAGCTTCTCCCTGAAAACAGTGACAGATGCATACAGTAACTGATGGCTCCGGTTACAAactcaaacaaaaacattaatgttaatatGGCTACAATATTATTACCAGGCATGTACTGTATGCCATCAGTCCTGGAATCAAATTTCTCTAATTTTACAGAAgtggtttaaaggggtcatccgatgctaagttcacttttttatgttgtttgaacattaatgtgtgttgtcagtgtatgtacaaatctaccctataataataaaaaaccatgcagtggtttttaattaatctgtaaaaataatattccctttttcaaatcgagccgttctcagatgcctgttggtgtgccgtcacacccacagaggacactcccacgatagttgattgacataaactcttacctcagatcaactgtaacagtccagtaactttccatgttttgatgccagagcagggatgtaagttagacaagaatatctctgattgagtgattgaggtgttgtgttgctggatgtaataatgaacatagtggtcgtcatttactcccgacatctgagtagattacgtttgtttgtgaagggaatgcgcctcccgatcttcatatatcagtctgtgttcgtgcgaatcattcgtgatccagcttcacttacagcagaagtgagtataagcgtctttttatgaatctttgcgatcgcctttccttataacgtggtagttaggaagtttagcggctaaacgcggctaatgtaaacaagaccgtctttccacagagagaaaagagggagcagagctcatttgcatttaaaggaacagcccCTTAGaataagatgatttttgcagagctgattttggcaaggtaaaaaggttgttttacaaaaccattgagaatttttaatcaaagtatattagagacttttcgttaaggccctaaagaatcatatcaacttgtggaaaatgggcatccgatgacccctttaagctttTCATCTGATATAtactaacatttatatattgaatttattttatatacagtagtcaacattttaagtggatcaaaaaggttcaaagttgtccaaagacaagaatgggtattgttttggttttaggacaattttgatgaaatgttttgctccacttcaaatgttgactattacatattatttaaaaatacagaaatctttttaacaatttttcattaatagtaatgcaaaaacaaatgctGGCTGGAGTTACTCACGTTATTTTCTTATGAGCCGCTATCTTGTCTCTTGTGTATGTGTCCAGCTGAACTTCAAGCATCTCGGCCCTGCAGGAACAAACTCGTCGTTATGAATACGCAGACGCCCTCAATATTACACTCAAGACCACAAGCAACGAACATACCTGATCTTCTGCAAACCAATCTCACATTTGGCCTCAAAGTACTCAATCTTCTTCCTGTCTAGATCTTTCTGAGCCTTCAGCCGGAGATCcaggatgagacactgaagGATGTTCATGCACTTCAGCAGCTCCTGACAAAGCAAACACATCATTACGAGACACTTTTCATGTAAGCtgaaaatgttgtgtttttctgttttcactttattttaaagatttagtaattttgttactgttgtttttatttgtattattgttttacatatagtttatatattattttatataagttGAAGCACTACAATTAAATTactaaccagaaaaaaaaaaaaaaaactgaaacagacataaaaataaattaaacctaatcagtaaaataaacaaattaaaaactattaaaaatgaaaaaaaaaaaaaaaaagaatataacaaaaataaattactttaacattaaaatgaaaactaattcattaatttatttatattgccaTACTAGCTTTTTTACGGCTATTTTCGAAGAAAGATCAAGAAAGTGGTTTCTCTGGACTCACAGACAGGTACGTGTGTGTTTGTCGCTGCAGTAATGTGCCGTTCTCTCGGTTTTTCTCTGTAAGGCTCTTGGCTCTCTTTTGTTCAGTGTCCAGCAGTTCAGGAAGTTTGGAAAGCTTCACACTCCTGAGACCCTCGCTTTCATTCTCTGAGAGAAaaccaaatcaaatcaaatcaaaactaTCAAAATATCCCATCACTGAAACAAATCATCAGAGAGCAGTGGAGATCAGTTTACCCCACTCTGGCTGATAGTATGTCAGGATACTGACGGCCTTCTTCTTCAGATGCTGCAGGAGTTCTGATGGCAACCTCTGCTTCATCTCTAAAACCTCCTGAAAGAACAGCTTTAAATATGAGTAAGTGCTTCAACAAACCATTAAAGCACAGTTCTGGGTTCAATACAAGCTGTACTGACAAATGCTGAGAAGTTCATTGTTGATCAGTTGATTTCATGAGCATCCAGTGATGGGAAAGGACGCAGTACCTGTTCAGGAGGCATTTGTCTCTTGACTCTTTCTGCAGTCAGTCCCAGAACACCGCTGTGATCTTCACTGCTATCAGAGCTGACGTCCATCTGTTTCACACACTGAGCCACCATCAAACACTGCTCCAGCGTGCTGTAGAactaaaaacagtattatatgCTGCTTAAAGTCTTCTGGGGCATTCACaccatttacaaacaaaacattatgtTCATTTACTGCTGGACTGCATGATTTGCTTACTGGGAATGGGACATCCTACACTGACTGtcataacatttaaatgttctcTCATTAACTCCTTTAGTCTGTCGCAACTCATGTTTCTGCTAAAATAAGAGTGTGATGTCTGCTCTATACTCATTCAAACACACAACAGCAGTCGCTGAGTTTCATGTCAGTACCTTGTCCTCCGCTGTCAGAGTGCTGGAGGCTTTACTGAAGCGATTCTCCTGGATGATTTCTCGAAGAACCCGATGAACGCTCTCCAAACGCAGCCATCCCAACCTCTGAGTGTGCAGCTCACGCTCGGCCTGCAAAACACATGTGAGCAGAAATACACCAGTGTTACTATCCttatctaaaactaaaactattagaatgattttgttAATTGACATGACGCggtaatactataaaatataaatattagatgagaaattaaattaaatgacaacTAGAAATTCTGCCTTCAACTGaacaagctaaaataaaataaaataaaataaaagacaaaagcacatcgtaaaattactaaaaattacactaaaataaacactaaaatgtaaataaatatacaaaaataagtgTATAtcaaaaagctaatttaaaatattaatatacactataatagtatacaaatcctactaaaataacactgtttatCATCAGCAATTTCTTCTTTCATATGTAATCTACGCACTCATTTTAGCACTTactctggtaaaaaaaaaaaaaaaaaaaaaaaaaaaaaaaaaaagacagctgAAGcagaatgtattaaaaatgactaaatgtgtTAAACAGAGACTACCAAGACCTTGAAGACTATGctgtcaaaatataaatttaataaatatacaaaggaGGTTGTggatattttatgaataatataatagaatatacGCTGTTTTTATGAGCGCATAATAATTGAAGAGACTAAATAGTGATGAagctgtaaagaaataatgACTACCTTCAAAAATACTCAATTTTCCTTATATATTCACATACTGTTTAACCCATTTTcacttttatatttatgcacATGGCAgatacttttatccaaagtaagTTAGACtacatttaaggtaaatattgtattttatcagttcatgctTTCATTAGgaattgaacccatgaccttggtgttgcgAGCACATACTTTACTGTTTCTGGTTATAAAGTGTGCAGCAGTTTCTGGGCTCTGACCTTCTCTCGATCCCTCCTGAGGTGCTGTGTGAGTCCAGTTCGGTCCACATGTTGGGACAGAGTCGCCAGTAACTTACAGAACTGAGGATTCTGGATCAAATCCTCCTCTGAGATCTGACACAAAGGAAACGCTGCTAAAACTGAAGACACAAATGAATGATGTGAGAGGAACTCATTTATATTAATGATACAATCATCATTATGCAAAAGCATCCACTGAGGGGGCAAAAAAGTACATTTGTTTGCATAAAAGTAAAGtttaaaacagagcaaaactGAAAGAAGTTCAAACCTTGTTGATGTAAACTGTCTCCTTTACCGAGAGACGAGACAAACACTGAATCTGCTCTCTGTGACATCACTGACATCTGACAAATATCATATccgtataaaaaaataacatcgTATTAAAGGATATAAACGCAATTGATGTTTGATTCAATTTTATAGGAGgtaagatattatatataaatcacaCGGTCAAACAACTTACCCGGATGTTTTACATTTAGTGACCGCTGAACTAAGGTTGGACAGTAATAATtaaatagaattatttttaatttctgtgaaattattaattataatgacaaaaaatgaagtTCCGTCACGCTGTaactttgttttactttaaaaaaattgtttactttACCGCCAGGACCGCTGATAATCGactgcgcatgcgcgactgtgAGCTGATTGGTTTGCTGCCTATCATAACGTCATTTGAACTCTCAGGTTAAACCAATGAGGTTAAGCCAATATATTGCATAAAAGTCTCATACTGAAATGCAGACAGAGCAATAAAGTCAGTTTGTGTTttggcattttcaaaataaatattacgaAAGTAGATAATGTGGCATCttccatataatgtatttaaatataaagtacaTTTCCAGTTTTACCAGTTGTCTCATATACATGTTAAGTAATTTAGAGCATTTCAACGCGTTTTTAGAGGTATCAAGAATTGAAATTGATAGTAAAAAAGGAAATCCTGCGAAACTTGCAGTAACTTTAAGAAATGTACTTTTTGCAAATAAAAGCTACATGTAATTAAACCATGctcatttgtgtattttattttaaacattgttgCCTAGTGTTCATTTCGGCTGGAAACTGAATTGTATGTATAGGCACGTTTTTAGAGTTTAAAATATAGGCAGGTTTTTCCAATGTTGGTCAAAGCAGTAGGCTATACTACATACTGGAATATTACACGTTTGttgaatttaataaagttaatacTTTTTTCCTGCAAATATTCACTTAAGCAAAAATTGCcttatttactaattttaaaaatacttatgacttattttcttatgttttttttttttttttttttaatacattgcaTAGAATGAAAAGTAACAGAATTCTTGGTTTTCCCCTCCAGAggttttaaaaccataaaagGAATCATTTCTTACTCCTTAATACAGGTCCAACATGACAAAGGGTGAAGTCAGCAAAAGTGGGAACGATAATAAGGTGGTCTTGTAATGTTGTAATTACAGTACTTAATTtaaatatcaacagttgtgtggaagaaaaattaattttacttatCTTATGTGCTTATGGAATATTTTGTAAGGGTCTGCTTAATTTAAACCAGCTAGGAGGATGACATAAGAGAAGGGTATTGGGGCCCTAAATATTAAGGTTTGATTCTTGGGAGTATGATGTAGCAGAAAGTAGTTATCCAACTCTTACTATGTGTGGAAAGTTACCAGTTAGGAGGCTGGGGAAGAGATACAAGTTGGCGTGAGCCCTCCCTTCTTGGTTGCACTCTGCAGTAACCTGTGTTTCTGTAAGACTGACTGATTTGttctttgcaaaaataaatttataaaagacatttgaccGAGTTTGTCTCTTACTTTGGTGAGAGTCGGTTTGATTTTGCCACAACAGTTGATAAGCATTTGATCTCAAATGCTGGAAGGTTTGAGAAAGTACATGGTAAGTGCCTGTACATTAAGTCtattgaaattaagatttaaattCTACTACAAACAGTATTTCAATCTACAGCATGAATTTGTATTACATGTGTCCATGTGATCTTTAAATTTAATGCAATGATGTGCAAGTTTCTTtgttctatttaaaaaataaatatatataaaaaattgttaCAGTCCCAATTTACCTAAACATGATAAACTGGGTCAGTAGCATTTGGATAAAGTGGGGCATCCTATAAATTAAAAGGTAATGCATTGCTTAATGTAGGCAATTTCGTTCCAGAGAACATGTCACAAACTATAGGCAGAAGACAGGGAGAGGAAAAATAAGAATCATAATTTGTGAAGattcagtttttgtttgtaaaaagtgcctgtaaacaaacacattacTTGATCTCACCCACActtacacacataaacacactgtTACGAATAAAATTAAACCCCTACTCAAAGAGAAATAAATTAACCGTAACAAGTAAACAGGGATCCTCTTTAAAAGATCCCTGGGGTCCCCGCT
Encoded here:
- the haus4 gene encoding HAUS augmin-like complex subunit 4; the protein is MSVMSQRADSVFVSSLGKGDSLHQQVLAAFPLCQISEEDLIQNPQFCKLLATLSQHVDRTGLTQHLRRDREKAERELHTQRLGWLRLESVHRVLREIIQENRFSKASSTLTAEDKFYSTLEQCLMVAQCVKQMDVSSDSSEDHSGVLGLTAERVKRQMPPEQEVLEMKQRLPSELLQHLKKKAVSILTYYQPEWENESEGLRSVKLSKLPELLDTEQKRAKSLTEKNRENGTLLQRQTHTYLSELLKCMNILQCLILDLRLKAQKDLDRKKIEYFEAKCEIGLQKIRAEMLEVQLDTYTRDKIAAHKKITEKLKVELKSSEVDKQAVESKLASFEIYGKDFEALAEEYSRLQQEIGTKSWALKEFST